One genomic window of Schistosoma mansoni, WGS project CABG00000000 data, chromosome 2 unplaced supercontig 0120, strain Puerto Rico, whole genome shotgun sequence includes the following:
- a CDS encoding eukaryotic peptide chain release factor subunit,putative encodes MASTNGSTEISQADKNVEMWRIKKLIKSLESARGNGTSMISLIIPPKDQITRIAKLLAEEYGTASNIKSRVNRLSVLSAITSVQQRLKLYTRVPTNGLVVYCGTIVTEDGKEKKVNIDFEPFRPVNTSLYLCDNKFHTEALVALLADDSKFGFIVVDGNGALFGTLSGNTREVLHKFTVELPKKHGRGGQSALRFARLRMEKRHNYVRKVAETATQLFITNDRPNIEGLILAGIADFKSDLGQSDMFDQRLQAKLIKTVDISYGGETGFNQAIELATDTLSGVKFIQEKKLIQRYFDEISQDSGKYCFGVEDTLKSLEMGAVETLVVWENLSVNRYVLKVPNSEG; translated from the exons ATGGCTTCAACAAACGGCAGTACGGAGATCTCTCAGGCTGATAAGAATGTAGAAATGTGGCGTATCAAAAAGTTGATCAAAAGTCTAGAGTCTGCTAGAGG TAATGGAACGAGCATGATTTCGCTTATCATTCCTCCAAAAGATCAGATTACTAGAATAGCGAAATTGTTAGCCGAAGAGTATGGAACAGCATCTAATATAAAAAGCCGTGTAAATCGCTTATCCGTCCTGAGTGCGATAACCTCTGTACAACAACGTCTGAAGCTATACACTAGAG TTCCTACCAATGGCCTTGTTGTATATTGCGGAACAATAGTCACTGAGGATGGTAAAGAAAAAAAGGTCAACATCGATTTCGAGCCATTTAGACCAGTGAACACGTCTTTGTATCTTTGCGACAACAAGTTCCATACAGag GCCTTAGTAGCTCTGCTGGCAGATGACAGCAAGTTCGGATTTATTGTAGTTGATGGCAATGGAGCTTTATTCGGGACATTATCGGGTAACACTCGCGAGGTTCTGCACAAATTTACGGTAGAATTGCCGAAGAAACATGGTCGTGGAGGTCAATCTGCACTTCGCTTCGCACGTTTGCGGATGGAAAAGCGGCACAATTATGTTCGTAAAGTAGCCGAGACAGCAACTCAACTTTTTATAACAAACGATCGACCAAATATTGAAGGTCTTATTCTTGCAGGGATTGCTGACTTCAAGAGTGACTTAGGACAATCTGATATGTTTGATCAG AGACTTCAAGCAAAGTTGATTAAAACAGTAGATATATCATATGGTGGTGAGACAGGATTTAACCAAGCTATCGAACTGGCCACAGATACACTTTCTGGCGTAAAGTTCATTCAAGAAAAAAAACTCATTCAAAGATACTTTGACGAAATATCTCAA GATAGTGGAAAGTACTGTTTTGGTGTTGAGGACACCTTGAAGTCCTTAGAGATGGGTGCTGTGGAGACCCTCGTGGTATGGGAAAACCTAAGTGTAAATCGCTATGTCCTCAAAGTTCCAAATTCTGAAGGTTAG
- a CDS encoding eukaryotic peptide chain release factor subunit,putative yields the protein MASTNGSTEISQADKNVEMWRIKKLIKSLESARGNGTSMISLIIPPKDQITRIAKLLAEEYGTASNIKSRVNRLSVLSAITSVQQRLKLYTRVPTNGLVVYCGTIVTEDGKEKKVNIDFEPFRPVNTSLYLCDNKFHTEALVALLADDSKFGFIVVDGNGALFGTLSGNTREVLHKFTVELPKKHGRGGQSALRFARLRMEKRHNYVRKVAETATQLFITNDRPNIEGLILAGIADFKSDLGQSDMFDQRLQAKLIKTVDISYGGETGFNQAIELATDTLSGVKFIQEKKLIQRYFDEISQDSGKYCFGVEDTLKSLEMGAVETLVVWENLSVNRYVLKVPNSEGNRVIHLRPDQETDRRHFVDPETGSDLEILDTQLLLDWLALNYRSFGTTLEIVTDKSQEGAQFVRGFGGIGGILRYQLDFNHLAGGDVDFEDDFNLDDY from the exons ATGGCTTCAACAAACGGCAGTACGGAGATCTCTCAGGCTGATAAGAATGTAGAAATGTGGCGTATCAAAAAGTTGATCAAAAGTCTAGAGTCTGCTAGAGG TAATGGAACGAGCATGATTTCGCTTATCATTCCTCCAAAAGATCAGATTACTAGAATAGCGAAATTGTTAGCCGAAGAGTATGGAACAGCATCTAATATAAAAAGCCGTGTAAATCGCTTATCCGTCCTGAGTGCGATAACCTCTGTACAACAACGTCTGAAGCTATACACTAGAG TTCCTACCAATGGCCTTGTTGTATATTGCGGAACAATAGTCACTGAGGATGGTAAAGAAAAAAAGGTCAACATCGATTTCGAGCCATTTAGACCAGTGAACACGTCTTTGTATCTTTGCGACAACAAGTTCCATACAGag GCCTTAGTAGCTCTGCTGGCAGATGACAGCAAGTTCGGATTTATTGTAGTTGATGGCAATGGAGCTTTATTCGGGACATTATCGGGTAACACTCGCGAGGTTCTGCACAAATTTACGGTAGAATTGCCGAAGAAACATGGTCGTGGAGGTCAATCTGCACTTCGCTTCGCACGTTTGCGGATGGAAAAGCGGCACAATTATGTTCGTAAAGTAGCCGAGACAGCAACTCAACTTTTTATAACAAACGATCGACCAAATATTGAAGGTCTTATTCTTGCAGGGATTGCTGACTTCAAGAGTGACTTAGGACAATCTGATATGTTTGATCAG AGACTTCAAGCAAAGTTGATTAAAACAGTAGATATATCATATGGTGGTGAGACAGGATTTAACCAAGCTATCGAACTGGCCACAGATACACTTTCTGGCGTAAAGTTCATTCAAGAAAAAAAACTCATTCAAAGATACTTTGACGAAATATCTCAA GATAGTGGAAAGTACTGTTTTGGTGTTGAGGACACCTTGAAGTCCTTAGAGATGGGTGCTGTGGAGACCCTCGTGGTATGGGAAAACCTAAGTGTAAATCGCTATGTCCTCAAAGTTCCAAATTCTGAAG gaAATAGAGTTATACACTTGCGTCCTGACCAGGAGACAGACCGCCGACATTTTGTTGACCCTGAGACAGGATCTGATTTGGAAATTTTAGATACACAGCTTCTTTTAGACTGGCTCGCCCTAAACTACAGGTCTTTTGGAACGACTTTGGAAATTGTCACTGACAAGTCACAGGAAGGTGCCCAGTTTGTTCGCGGCTTCGGTGGGATAGGTG GTATTCTACGCTACCAACTCGATTTTAATCATTTGGCGGGTGGTGATGTTGATTTCGAGGATGACTTCAATCTTGATGATTACTGA